One stretch of Arachis hypogaea cultivar Tifrunner chromosome 20, arahy.Tifrunner.gnm2.J5K5, whole genome shotgun sequence DNA includes these proteins:
- the LOC112735002 gene encoding probable LRR receptor-like serine/threonine-protein kinase RFK1 isoform X2, which produces MRFAESKLPQEEVDALGEITTMMGVTHWEFDGDTCQIKKVTLEPPSEAKSSIGCEYHPEKDNFSHVVRIEFKWYNLPGTLPPQMVKLPYLREIDLSLNYLNGTIPKEWASMKLTTIALMANRLSGEIPKELGNITTLVNLDLEANQLSGHVPSQLGNLINLQRLVLSSNNLSGTLPETFALLHNLTEFRISDNSFSGKIPSFIQNWKLLQRLEMHASGLEGPIPSNISLLSNLTILRISDIDGPSQDFPVLSSMKKMRRLVLRNCNITGEIPSDIWKMENLKMLDVSFNQLVGEIPTIKPAAPMTFIFLTGNKLTGNVPDSILAAGGNVDLSYNNLTWQGPGQSACQDNLNLNLNLFRSSLGTTKLQDVLPCSKTFKCPRYSSCLHVNSGGKDVMMKENGQNILYIGDSVPGGTAEYYNDLKKLWGFSSTGDFMDDDDIQNTRYTKTLSPSNLSELYATARVSPISLTYFHYCLENGNYTVKLHFAEIQFTNDRTCNSLGKRLFDIYVQDGLVLKDFNIEEKAHGAQKPYIATIPNVSVTDNILEIRLYYAGKGTERVPYPAAYGPLISAFSIVSNSKPCSVQKKAVNYIIVGVGFGITALCLVLIIVGILWWKHFFKGIIRTEKGVDGQYNQTGTYTLEQIRAATNDFSPANKIGEGGFGPVYKGQLSDGTWVAVKQLSSKSRQGNREFLNEIAMISCLQHPNLVKLHGFCIENNQLMLVYEYMENNSLAHALFSSENQLKLDWSTRHRICIGIAKGLAFLHEESRLKIVHRDIKSTNVLLDGNLNPKISDFGLARLDEEEETHISTRVAGTVGYMAPEYALWGHLSYKADVYSYGIVVLEIVSGKNNKSYMPSDDCLCLLDKAFHLQSTENIMALVDERLGLEVNPTEAENMLKVALLCTNVSPSLRPTMSEVVNMLEEKTSIPDVVPESFFREDLRFRAIRDIYQHGENQSLSSSKTGSLIGYFVPTSSSVSGNDMHEICSKS; this is translated from the exons CCACCCAGTGAAGCTAAAAGCAGCATTGGTTGTGAGTACCATCCTGAAAAGGACAACTTCTCTCATGTAGTAAGGAT TGAGTTCAAATGGTACAATCTTCCTGGCACTCTTCCACCTCAGATGGTTAAGCTTCCTTACCTCAGAGAAAT TGATCTTTCTCTCAACTACCTAAATGGTACCATCCCAAAGGAATGGGCTTCAATGAAACTGACTACAAT TGCTCTAATGGCTAATCGTTTATCGGGGGAGATTCCTAAGGAGTTGGGAAATATTACAACTCTAGTGAACCT GGACCTTGAAGCAAACCAATTATCTGGTCATGTACCCTCTCAACTTGGAAATCTGATTAACCTGCAAAGATT GGTTCTATCATCCAATAATTTGTCTGGGACCCTACCAGAGACATTTGCTCTATTACATAATTTGACAGAGTT TAGGATAAGTGATAATAGTTTCAGTGGAAAAATACCCAGCTTCATTCAGAACTGGAAGCTACTTCAAAGACT AGAGATGCATGCAAGTGGACTGGAGGGACCAATCCCATCAAATATATCTCTTTTGAGTAATTTAACTATTTT GAGGATTAGTGACATAGATGGTCCAAGTCAGGATTTTCCAGTTTTAAGCagcatgaaaaaaatgagaagatT GGTTTTGAGAAACTGCAATATTACTGGAGAGATTCCTAGTGACATCTGGAAAATGGAGAATTTGAAAATGCT GGATGTGAGTTTTAATCAGTTGGTTGGCGAAATTCCAACTATCAAACCTGCAGCACCAATGACTTTTAT CTTCCTAACTGGCAACAAACTAACTGGTAATGTACCTGACTCAATCTTGGCGGCGGGAGGCAATGT TGATCTTTCTTATAACAACCTTACGTGGCAAGGACCTGGGCAATCTGCTTGTCAAGATAACTT GAATTTAAACTTAAACTTGTTCCGGAGTTCTTTGGGGACCACAAAATT ACAGGATGTTCTCCCATGTTCAAAGACCTTTAAGTGTCCTAGAT ACTCAAGCTGTTTGCATGTGAATAGTGGTGGAAAGGATGTAATGATGAAAGAAAATGGTCAAAATATCCTTTATATAGGGGATAGTGTGCCGGGTGGTACTGCTGAATATTATAATGACCTTAAAAAGCTTTGGGGGTTTAGCAGCACTGGTGACTTCATGGATGATGATGACATCCAAAATACACGTTACACCAAGACATTGTCACCTTCAAATTTGTCTGAATTATATGCAACGGCACGAGTGTCCCCTATTTCGCTCACCTATTTCCATTATTGCTTGGAAAATGGGAACTATACAGTAAAGCTCCACTTTGCAGAAATACAGTTTACTAATGATAGGACATGTAACAGTCTTGGGAAACGCTTATTCGATATCTATGTCCAG GATGGACTAGTTTTGAAGGATTTTAACATTGAAGAGAAAGCACATGgtgctcaaaaaccatatatagCAACAATTCCTAATGTCAGCGTAACAGACAATATTCTAGAGATCCGACTCTACTATGCTGGCAAGGGAACTGAAAGGGTTCCTTATCCTGCAGCTTATGGTCCCCTCATATCAGCTTTCTCTATTGTTTCTA ATTCTAAACCTTGTTCAGTCCAAAAGAAAGCAGTGAATTATATAATAGTTGGAGTTGGATTTGGAATTACAGCTCTTTGCCTAGTCCTTATTATAGTAGGGATTCTTTGGTGGAAACACTTCTTCAAAGGAATAATTAGGACAGAAAAAG GTGTTGATGGACAATATAATCAGACAGGGACATATACATTAGAACAAATTAGAGCTGCCACAAATGATTTCTCTCCTGCTAACAAGATTGGGGAAGGTGGTTTTGGTCCTGTCTACAAG GGTCAGTTATCCGATGGTACTTGGGTAGCGGTCAAACAGCTTTCTTCGAAGTCACGGCAGGGGAATCGTGAATTTTTAAATGAGATAGCCATGATATCTTGTTTGCAACACCCTAATCTTGTGAAACTTCATGGATTTTGCATTGAAAACAATCAACTAATGCTGGTGTATGAGTACATGGAAAATAATAGCCTGGCTCATGCTTTATTCA GCTCAGAGAATCAGCTTAAACTTGATTGGTCAACAAGGCATAGAATCTGTATTGGCATAGCAAAAGGTCTTGCATTTCTTCATGAAGAATCTAGACTCAAGATTGTTCATCGAGATATCAAATCTACTAATGTGTTACTGGATGGGAACTTAAACCCTAAAATATCCGATTTTGGGTTGGCTAGGCTTGATGAAGAGGAAGAGACTCACATCAGCACCAGAGTGGCAGGAACAGT AGGATACATGGCACCGGAATATGCATTATGGGGTCACCTGTCTTACAAGGCTGATGTATACAGTTATGGAATTGTGGTCTTGGAAATTGTCAgtggaaagaacaataaaagttACATGCCAAGTGATGATTGTCTTTGTCTTTTAGATAAG GCATTTCATCTTCAATCCACTGAAAACATAATGGCACTGGTTGATGAAAGGCTGGGATTAGAGGTGAACCCAACCGAAGCAGAAAACATGTTGAAAGTAGCTCTGCTGTGTACGAATGTATCGCCGTCTCTTAGGCCTACAATGTCAGAGGTTGTGAACATGCTTGAAGAAAAAACTAGCATCCCAGATGTTGTACCGGAATCTTTTTTTCGTGAAGATTTAAGGTTTAGAGCCATAAGAGACATCTATCAACACGGTGAAAATCAAAGTTTGTCTTCAAGCAAAACAGGCAGTTTAATAGGATATTTTGTACCTACTTCTTCCTCAGTCTCTGGCAATGACATGCATGaaatatgctcaaaatcataG
- the LOC112735002 gene encoding probable LRR receptor-like serine/threonine-protein kinase RFK1 isoform X8, whose product MVKLPYLREIDLSLNYLNGTIPKEWASMKLTTIALMANRLSGEIPKELGNITTLVNLDLEANQLSGHVPSQLGNLINLQRLVLSSNNLSGTLPETFALLHNLTEFRISDNSFSGKIPSFIQNWKLLQRLVLRNCNITGEIPSDIWKMENLKMLDVSFNQLVGEIPTIKPAAPMTFIFLTGNKLTGNVPDSILAAGGNVDLSYNNLTWQGPGQSACQDNLNLNLNLFRSSLGTTKLQDVLPCSKTFKCPRYSSCLHVNSGGKDVMMKENGQNILYIGDSVPGGTAEYYNDLKKLWGFSSTGDFMDDDDIQNTRYTKTLSPSNLSELYATARVSPISLTYFHYCLENGNYTVKLHFAEIQFTNDRTCNSLGKRLFDIYVQDGLVLKDFNIEEKAHGAQKPYIATIPNVSVTDNILEIRLYYAGKGTERVPYPAAYGPLISAFSIVSNSKPCSVQKKAVNYIIVGVGFGITALCLVLIIVGILWWKHFFKGIIRTEKGVDGQYNQTGTYTLEQIRAATNDFSPANKIGEGGFGPVYKGQLSDGTWVAVKQLSSKSRQGNREFLNEIAMISCLQHPNLVKLHGFCIENNQLMLVYEYMENNSLAHALFSSENQLKLDWSTRHRICIGIAKGLAFLHEESRLKIVHRDIKSTNVLLDGNLNPKISDFGLARLDEEEETHISTRVAGTVGYMAPEYALWGHLSYKADVYSYGIVVLEIVSGKNNKSYMPSDDCLCLLDKAFHLQSTENIMALVDERLGLEVNPTEAENMLKVALLCTNVSPSLRPTMSEVVNMLEEKTSIPDVVPESFFREDLRFRAIRDIYQHGENQSLSSSKTGSLIGYFVPTSSSVSGNDMHEICSKS is encoded by the exons ATGGTTAAGCTTCCTTACCTCAGAGAAAT TGATCTTTCTCTCAACTACCTAAATGGTACCATCCCAAAGGAATGGGCTTCAATGAAACTGACTACAAT TGCTCTAATGGCTAATCGTTTATCGGGGGAGATTCCTAAGGAGTTGGGAAATATTACAACTCTAGTGAACCT GGACCTTGAAGCAAACCAATTATCTGGTCATGTACCCTCTCAACTTGGAAATCTGATTAACCTGCAAAGATT GGTTCTATCATCCAATAATTTGTCTGGGACCCTACCAGAGACATTTGCTCTATTACATAATTTGACAGAGTT TAGGATAAGTGATAATAGTTTCAGTGGAAAAATACCCAGCTTCATTCAGAACTGGAAGCTACTTCAAAGACT GGTTTTGAGAAACTGCAATATTACTGGAGAGATTCCTAGTGACATCTGGAAAATGGAGAATTTGAAAATGCT GGATGTGAGTTTTAATCAGTTGGTTGGCGAAATTCCAACTATCAAACCTGCAGCACCAATGACTTTTAT CTTCCTAACTGGCAACAAACTAACTGGTAATGTACCTGACTCAATCTTGGCGGCGGGAGGCAATGT TGATCTTTCTTATAACAACCTTACGTGGCAAGGACCTGGGCAATCTGCTTGTCAAGATAACTT GAATTTAAACTTAAACTTGTTCCGGAGTTCTTTGGGGACCACAAAATT ACAGGATGTTCTCCCATGTTCAAAGACCTTTAAGTGTCCTAGAT ACTCAAGCTGTTTGCATGTGAATAGTGGTGGAAAGGATGTAATGATGAAAGAAAATGGTCAAAATATCCTTTATATAGGGGATAGTGTGCCGGGTGGTACTGCTGAATATTATAATGACCTTAAAAAGCTTTGGGGGTTTAGCAGCACTGGTGACTTCATGGATGATGATGACATCCAAAATACACGTTACACCAAGACATTGTCACCTTCAAATTTGTCTGAATTATATGCAACGGCACGAGTGTCCCCTATTTCGCTCACCTATTTCCATTATTGCTTGGAAAATGGGAACTATACAGTAAAGCTCCACTTTGCAGAAATACAGTTTACTAATGATAGGACATGTAACAGTCTTGGGAAACGCTTATTCGATATCTATGTCCAG GATGGACTAGTTTTGAAGGATTTTAACATTGAAGAGAAAGCACATGgtgctcaaaaaccatatatagCAACAATTCCTAATGTCAGCGTAACAGACAATATTCTAGAGATCCGACTCTACTATGCTGGCAAGGGAACTGAAAGGGTTCCTTATCCTGCAGCTTATGGTCCCCTCATATCAGCTTTCTCTATTGTTTCTA ATTCTAAACCTTGTTCAGTCCAAAAGAAAGCAGTGAATTATATAATAGTTGGAGTTGGATTTGGAATTACAGCTCTTTGCCTAGTCCTTATTATAGTAGGGATTCTTTGGTGGAAACACTTCTTCAAAGGAATAATTAGGACAGAAAAAG GTGTTGATGGACAATATAATCAGACAGGGACATATACATTAGAACAAATTAGAGCTGCCACAAATGATTTCTCTCCTGCTAACAAGATTGGGGAAGGTGGTTTTGGTCCTGTCTACAAG GGTCAGTTATCCGATGGTACTTGGGTAGCGGTCAAACAGCTTTCTTCGAAGTCACGGCAGGGGAATCGTGAATTTTTAAATGAGATAGCCATGATATCTTGTTTGCAACACCCTAATCTTGTGAAACTTCATGGATTTTGCATTGAAAACAATCAACTAATGCTGGTGTATGAGTACATGGAAAATAATAGCCTGGCTCATGCTTTATTCA GCTCAGAGAATCAGCTTAAACTTGATTGGTCAACAAGGCATAGAATCTGTATTGGCATAGCAAAAGGTCTTGCATTTCTTCATGAAGAATCTAGACTCAAGATTGTTCATCGAGATATCAAATCTACTAATGTGTTACTGGATGGGAACTTAAACCCTAAAATATCCGATTTTGGGTTGGCTAGGCTTGATGAAGAGGAAGAGACTCACATCAGCACCAGAGTGGCAGGAACAGT AGGATACATGGCACCGGAATATGCATTATGGGGTCACCTGTCTTACAAGGCTGATGTATACAGTTATGGAATTGTGGTCTTGGAAATTGTCAgtggaaagaacaataaaagttACATGCCAAGTGATGATTGTCTTTGTCTTTTAGATAAG GCATTTCATCTTCAATCCACTGAAAACATAATGGCACTGGTTGATGAAAGGCTGGGATTAGAGGTGAACCCAACCGAAGCAGAAAACATGTTGAAAGTAGCTCTGCTGTGTACGAATGTATCGCCGTCTCTTAGGCCTACAATGTCAGAGGTTGTGAACATGCTTGAAGAAAAAACTAGCATCCCAGATGTTGTACCGGAATCTTTTTTTCGTGAAGATTTAAGGTTTAGAGCCATAAGAGACATCTATCAACACGGTGAAAATCAAAGTTTGTCTTCAAGCAAAACAGGCAGTTTAATAGGATATTTTGTACCTACTTCTTCCTCAGTCTCTGGCAATGACATGCATGaaatatgctcaaaatcataG
- the LOC112735002 gene encoding probable LRR receptor-like serine/threonine-protein kinase RFK1 isoform X7: MYEFKWYNLPGTLPPQMVKLPYLREIDLSLNYLNGTIPKEWASMKLTTIALMANRLSGEIPKELGNITTLVNLDLEANQLSGHVPSQLGNLINLQRLVLSSNNLSGTLPETFALLHNLTEFRISDNSFSGKIPSFIQNWKLLQRLVLRNCNITGEIPSDIWKMENLKMLDVSFNQLVGEIPTIKPAAPMTFIFLTGNKLTGNVPDSILAAGGNVDLSYNNLTWQGPGQSACQDNLNLNLNLFRSSLGTTKLQDVLPCSKTFKCPRYSSCLHVNSGGKDVMMKENGQNILYIGDSVPGGTAEYYNDLKKLWGFSSTGDFMDDDDIQNTRYTKTLSPSNLSELYATARVSPISLTYFHYCLENGNYTVKLHFAEIQFTNDRTCNSLGKRLFDIYVQDGLVLKDFNIEEKAHGAQKPYIATIPNVSVTDNILEIRLYYAGKGTERVPYPAAYGPLISAFSIVSNSKPCSVQKKAVNYIIVGVGFGITALCLVLIIVGILWWKHFFKGIIRTEKGVDGQYNQTGTYTLEQIRAATNDFSPANKIGEGGFGPVYKGQLSDGTWVAVKQLSSKSRQGNREFLNEIAMISCLQHPNLVKLHGFCIENNQLMLVYEYMENNSLAHALFSSENQLKLDWSTRHRICIGIAKGLAFLHEESRLKIVHRDIKSTNVLLDGNLNPKISDFGLARLDEEEETHISTRVAGTVGYMAPEYALWGHLSYKADVYSYGIVVLEIVSGKNNKSYMPSDDCLCLLDKAFHLQSTENIMALVDERLGLEVNPTEAENMLKVALLCTNVSPSLRPTMSEVVNMLEEKTSIPDVVPESFFREDLRFRAIRDIYQHGENQSLSSSKTGSLIGYFVPTSSSVSGNDMHEICSKS; the protein is encoded by the exons ATGTA TGAGTTCAAATGGTACAATCTTCCTGGCACTCTTCCACCTCAGATGGTTAAGCTTCCTTACCTCAGAGAAAT TGATCTTTCTCTCAACTACCTAAATGGTACCATCCCAAAGGAATGGGCTTCAATGAAACTGACTACAAT TGCTCTAATGGCTAATCGTTTATCGGGGGAGATTCCTAAGGAGTTGGGAAATATTACAACTCTAGTGAACCT GGACCTTGAAGCAAACCAATTATCTGGTCATGTACCCTCTCAACTTGGAAATCTGATTAACCTGCAAAGATT GGTTCTATCATCCAATAATTTGTCTGGGACCCTACCAGAGACATTTGCTCTATTACATAATTTGACAGAGTT TAGGATAAGTGATAATAGTTTCAGTGGAAAAATACCCAGCTTCATTCAGAACTGGAAGCTACTTCAAAGACT GGTTTTGAGAAACTGCAATATTACTGGAGAGATTCCTAGTGACATCTGGAAAATGGAGAATTTGAAAATGCT GGATGTGAGTTTTAATCAGTTGGTTGGCGAAATTCCAACTATCAAACCTGCAGCACCAATGACTTTTAT CTTCCTAACTGGCAACAAACTAACTGGTAATGTACCTGACTCAATCTTGGCGGCGGGAGGCAATGT TGATCTTTCTTATAACAACCTTACGTGGCAAGGACCTGGGCAATCTGCTTGTCAAGATAACTT GAATTTAAACTTAAACTTGTTCCGGAGTTCTTTGGGGACCACAAAATT ACAGGATGTTCTCCCATGTTCAAAGACCTTTAAGTGTCCTAGAT ACTCAAGCTGTTTGCATGTGAATAGTGGTGGAAAGGATGTAATGATGAAAGAAAATGGTCAAAATATCCTTTATATAGGGGATAGTGTGCCGGGTGGTACTGCTGAATATTATAATGACCTTAAAAAGCTTTGGGGGTTTAGCAGCACTGGTGACTTCATGGATGATGATGACATCCAAAATACACGTTACACCAAGACATTGTCACCTTCAAATTTGTCTGAATTATATGCAACGGCACGAGTGTCCCCTATTTCGCTCACCTATTTCCATTATTGCTTGGAAAATGGGAACTATACAGTAAAGCTCCACTTTGCAGAAATACAGTTTACTAATGATAGGACATGTAACAGTCTTGGGAAACGCTTATTCGATATCTATGTCCAG GATGGACTAGTTTTGAAGGATTTTAACATTGAAGAGAAAGCACATGgtgctcaaaaaccatatatagCAACAATTCCTAATGTCAGCGTAACAGACAATATTCTAGAGATCCGACTCTACTATGCTGGCAAGGGAACTGAAAGGGTTCCTTATCCTGCAGCTTATGGTCCCCTCATATCAGCTTTCTCTATTGTTTCTA ATTCTAAACCTTGTTCAGTCCAAAAGAAAGCAGTGAATTATATAATAGTTGGAGTTGGATTTGGAATTACAGCTCTTTGCCTAGTCCTTATTATAGTAGGGATTCTTTGGTGGAAACACTTCTTCAAAGGAATAATTAGGACAGAAAAAG GTGTTGATGGACAATATAATCAGACAGGGACATATACATTAGAACAAATTAGAGCTGCCACAAATGATTTCTCTCCTGCTAACAAGATTGGGGAAGGTGGTTTTGGTCCTGTCTACAAG GGTCAGTTATCCGATGGTACTTGGGTAGCGGTCAAACAGCTTTCTTCGAAGTCACGGCAGGGGAATCGTGAATTTTTAAATGAGATAGCCATGATATCTTGTTTGCAACACCCTAATCTTGTGAAACTTCATGGATTTTGCATTGAAAACAATCAACTAATGCTGGTGTATGAGTACATGGAAAATAATAGCCTGGCTCATGCTTTATTCA GCTCAGAGAATCAGCTTAAACTTGATTGGTCAACAAGGCATAGAATCTGTATTGGCATAGCAAAAGGTCTTGCATTTCTTCATGAAGAATCTAGACTCAAGATTGTTCATCGAGATATCAAATCTACTAATGTGTTACTGGATGGGAACTTAAACCCTAAAATATCCGATTTTGGGTTGGCTAGGCTTGATGAAGAGGAAGAGACTCACATCAGCACCAGAGTGGCAGGAACAGT AGGATACATGGCACCGGAATATGCATTATGGGGTCACCTGTCTTACAAGGCTGATGTATACAGTTATGGAATTGTGGTCTTGGAAATTGTCAgtggaaagaacaataaaagttACATGCCAAGTGATGATTGTCTTTGTCTTTTAGATAAG GCATTTCATCTTCAATCCACTGAAAACATAATGGCACTGGTTGATGAAAGGCTGGGATTAGAGGTGAACCCAACCGAAGCAGAAAACATGTTGAAAGTAGCTCTGCTGTGTACGAATGTATCGCCGTCTCTTAGGCCTACAATGTCAGAGGTTGTGAACATGCTTGAAGAAAAAACTAGCATCCCAGATGTTGTACCGGAATCTTTTTTTCGTGAAGATTTAAGGTTTAGAGCCATAAGAGACATCTATCAACACGGTGAAAATCAAAGTTTGTCTTCAAGCAAAACAGGCAGTTTAATAGGATATTTTGTACCTACTTCTTCCTCAGTCTCTGGCAATGACATGCATGaaatatgctcaaaatcataG
- the LOC112735002 gene encoding probable leucine-rich repeat receptor-like serine/threonine-protein kinase At3g14840 isoform X5 — MYEFKWYNLPGTLPPQMVKLPYLREIDLSLNYLNGTIPKEWASMKLTTIALMANRLSGEIPKELGNITTLVNLDLEANQLSGHVPSQLGNLINLQRLVLSSNNLSGTLPETFALLHNLTEFRISDNSFSGKIPSFIQNWKLLQRLEMHASGLEGPIPSNISLLSNLTILRISDIDGPSQDFPVLSSMKKMRRLVLRNCNITGEIPSDIWKMENLKMLDVSFNQLVGEIPTIKPAAPMTFIFLTGNKLTGNVPDSILAAGGNVDLSYNNLTWQGPGQSACQDNLNLNLNLFRSSLGTTKLQDVLPCSKTFKCPRYSSCLHVNSGGKDVMMKENGQNILYIGDSVPGGTAEYYNDLKKLWGFSSTGDFMDDDDIQNTRYTKTLSPSNLSELYATARVSPISLTYFHYCLENGNYTVKLHFAEIQFTNDRTCNSLGKRLFDIYVQDGLVLKDFNIEEKAHGAQKPYIATIPNVSVTDNILEIRLYYAGKGTERVPYPAAYGPLISAFSIVSNSKPCSVQKKAVNYIIVGVGFGITALCLVLIIVGILWWKHFFKGIIRTEKGVDGQYNQTGTYTLEQIRAATNDFSPANKIGEGGFGPVYKGQLSDGTWVAVKQLSSKSRQGNREFLNEIAMISCLQHPNLVKLHGFCIENNQLMLVYEYMENNSLAHALFSSENQLKLDWSTRHRICIGIAKGLAFLHEESRLKIVHRDIKSTNVLLDGNLNPKISDFGLARLDEEEETHISTRVAGTVGYMAPEYALWGHLSYKADVYSYGIVVLEIVSGKNNKSYMPSDDCLCLLDKAFHLQSTENIMALVDERLGLEVNPTEAENMLKVALLCTNVSPSLRPTMSEVVNMLEEKTSIPDVVPESFFREDLRFRAIRDIYQHGENQSLSSSKTGSLIGYFVPTSSSVSGNDMHEICSKS; from the exons ATGTA TGAGTTCAAATGGTACAATCTTCCTGGCACTCTTCCACCTCAGATGGTTAAGCTTCCTTACCTCAGAGAAAT TGATCTTTCTCTCAACTACCTAAATGGTACCATCCCAAAGGAATGGGCTTCAATGAAACTGACTACAAT TGCTCTAATGGCTAATCGTTTATCGGGGGAGATTCCTAAGGAGTTGGGAAATATTACAACTCTAGTGAACCT GGACCTTGAAGCAAACCAATTATCTGGTCATGTACCCTCTCAACTTGGAAATCTGATTAACCTGCAAAGATT GGTTCTATCATCCAATAATTTGTCTGGGACCCTACCAGAGACATTTGCTCTATTACATAATTTGACAGAGTT TAGGATAAGTGATAATAGTTTCAGTGGAAAAATACCCAGCTTCATTCAGAACTGGAAGCTACTTCAAAGACT AGAGATGCATGCAAGTGGACTGGAGGGACCAATCCCATCAAATATATCTCTTTTGAGTAATTTAACTATTTT GAGGATTAGTGACATAGATGGTCCAAGTCAGGATTTTCCAGTTTTAAGCagcatgaaaaaaatgagaagatT GGTTTTGAGAAACTGCAATATTACTGGAGAGATTCCTAGTGACATCTGGAAAATGGAGAATTTGAAAATGCT GGATGTGAGTTTTAATCAGTTGGTTGGCGAAATTCCAACTATCAAACCTGCAGCACCAATGACTTTTAT CTTCCTAACTGGCAACAAACTAACTGGTAATGTACCTGACTCAATCTTGGCGGCGGGAGGCAATGT TGATCTTTCTTATAACAACCTTACGTGGCAAGGACCTGGGCAATCTGCTTGTCAAGATAACTT GAATTTAAACTTAAACTTGTTCCGGAGTTCTTTGGGGACCACAAAATT ACAGGATGTTCTCCCATGTTCAAAGACCTTTAAGTGTCCTAGAT ACTCAAGCTGTTTGCATGTGAATAGTGGTGGAAAGGATGTAATGATGAAAGAAAATGGTCAAAATATCCTTTATATAGGGGATAGTGTGCCGGGTGGTACTGCTGAATATTATAATGACCTTAAAAAGCTTTGGGGGTTTAGCAGCACTGGTGACTTCATGGATGATGATGACATCCAAAATACACGTTACACCAAGACATTGTCACCTTCAAATTTGTCTGAATTATATGCAACGGCACGAGTGTCCCCTATTTCGCTCACCTATTTCCATTATTGCTTGGAAAATGGGAACTATACAGTAAAGCTCCACTTTGCAGAAATACAGTTTACTAATGATAGGACATGTAACAGTCTTGGGAAACGCTTATTCGATATCTATGTCCAG GATGGACTAGTTTTGAAGGATTTTAACATTGAAGAGAAAGCACATGgtgctcaaaaaccatatatagCAACAATTCCTAATGTCAGCGTAACAGACAATATTCTAGAGATCCGACTCTACTATGCTGGCAAGGGAACTGAAAGGGTTCCTTATCCTGCAGCTTATGGTCCCCTCATATCAGCTTTCTCTATTGTTTCTA ATTCTAAACCTTGTTCAGTCCAAAAGAAAGCAGTGAATTATATAATAGTTGGAGTTGGATTTGGAATTACAGCTCTTTGCCTAGTCCTTATTATAGTAGGGATTCTTTGGTGGAAACACTTCTTCAAAGGAATAATTAGGACAGAAAAAG GTGTTGATGGACAATATAATCAGACAGGGACATATACATTAGAACAAATTAGAGCTGCCACAAATGATTTCTCTCCTGCTAACAAGATTGGGGAAGGTGGTTTTGGTCCTGTCTACAAG GGTCAGTTATCCGATGGTACTTGGGTAGCGGTCAAACAGCTTTCTTCGAAGTCACGGCAGGGGAATCGTGAATTTTTAAATGAGATAGCCATGATATCTTGTTTGCAACACCCTAATCTTGTGAAACTTCATGGATTTTGCATTGAAAACAATCAACTAATGCTGGTGTATGAGTACATGGAAAATAATAGCCTGGCTCATGCTTTATTCA GCTCAGAGAATCAGCTTAAACTTGATTGGTCAACAAGGCATAGAATCTGTATTGGCATAGCAAAAGGTCTTGCATTTCTTCATGAAGAATCTAGACTCAAGATTGTTCATCGAGATATCAAATCTACTAATGTGTTACTGGATGGGAACTTAAACCCTAAAATATCCGATTTTGGGTTGGCTAGGCTTGATGAAGAGGAAGAGACTCACATCAGCACCAGAGTGGCAGGAACAGT AGGATACATGGCACCGGAATATGCATTATGGGGTCACCTGTCTTACAAGGCTGATGTATACAGTTATGGAATTGTGGTCTTGGAAATTGTCAgtggaaagaacaataaaagttACATGCCAAGTGATGATTGTCTTTGTCTTTTAGATAAG GCATTTCATCTTCAATCCACTGAAAACATAATGGCACTGGTTGATGAAAGGCTGGGATTAGAGGTGAACCCAACCGAAGCAGAAAACATGTTGAAAGTAGCTCTGCTGTGTACGAATGTATCGCCGTCTCTTAGGCCTACAATGTCAGAGGTTGTGAACATGCTTGAAGAAAAAACTAGCATCCCAGATGTTGTACCGGAATCTTTTTTTCGTGAAGATTTAAGGTTTAGAGCCATAAGAGACATCTATCAACACGGTGAAAATCAAAGTTTGTCTTCAAGCAAAACAGGCAGTTTAATAGGATATTTTGTACCTACTTCTTCCTCAGTCTCTGGCAATGACATGCATGaaatatgctcaaaatcataG